The window CGACCTGTGGCTCGCCCCGTCCGTCGAGAGCTCCGAGTGGTTCACCGCGGAACTCGCACCCCTTGCCGGCCCGGAACTGACCCGGCGCCTGAACCGGCACGTCGTTCCGCAACGCGGAGTCCTCCGACTCAGCCATCCAGCCGGATGCGAGCTCCGGCTGCTGCGGGAAACACTCGAACTCCCAACTGACTCGCAGCAGTTGACCGTCCTTCTCCCCTCTGACGACGAGACCGCCGAGGCCGTCGAGCAACTCCGCCACAGGAGTCGGCACAGCACCCTGCGGGCCATCTCCTGACGTGTGCCAGGCGAGGTGCTCGACAGTCCGGCAGACGCACGCGGCGTCTCGCGGTTGCCGCCGCCAGGGAAGCAGGGGCAATCTCCAGGGACCGCCGTCCTTGGTCACTGACTTCCCATCAGGCTCTCAACCAAGGATCGTCTTCGTAGTCCGGAGGCAGGGGGAACAGCCTGCTCCGGCGCCGCCGCAAGAGGCATGACCCCGGAGCTGGTGCCCGCACGTGGACCAACTGACCGCCGGGCAACGGTGCCGACCGTAGGCAGCGGCAAGACTCCGCAGGCCGTGGCCGTCATGTAGCCCGGCGTGCAAGGAAACACGTCCACCCGAGAATATGGCGCCGCCTGCCGCCTGCTGGTCACATCAGGTGATCAGCCGCCGAAGGCGCCGTCAGCGTGACATACGGCCGCAGCCGCAACCGAAGCGGCCCTCGCGGCGCTCTGGACCGGTAGTTGGCAAAACACCCGGTTGGGAGACAGAGATGACCCCCTGGAGCAACGACAACCTCGGTTCCGGCGCCTACGTTGACCCCTACGCCGCTCCGGACCCCCGTGACAACACCTGGCCGACTCCCGTCCAAGCCGGTGACGACCTGGACTACTTCCTGCCGCCGCCCAACCCCGCCGAACGCCTCAGCCGCATCCTCGCCCCACGCGACGAGCGGCGACTTGCCTTGAATGCGACGCTCACCGCCGCCGGTATCCCCCCGATGCCGGAAGACCGCGCGGTCATCGACCAGCTCAGCGCCCTGCCGGCAGACGTCAGCACCGCAATCCAACGCTGGCTGCACCACACCCTGTGAACTCGGGGGCCACACCCTTCACCGACGACGGCCCGGACCGTATCCACCCCCACCTCACGACCCACCGCAAACCGCGTGCCGGTAGGGGACTTGGTGGGGAGAACGGTAGGGGGCTGGAGGCTTGCTCGACGGCACAGGTAGACCGTCCGCGCTCAGGTGGACTTGCTGCTGAAGCGGCCGTGTTCTCGGATAGCTGCCGCCAGGTGGCGAGTAACGCTGAGTAATTACACGGGGCTGCGGTCGCGCTGCCGGGCCGGAGGCGCTGGTGGCGCAGGGCACGACGTTGTCCCCTCGGCCACCAGTGACCTTGCAGACGATGCCGACGGAAGCGACGTCGGGATCCTCCGGCAACTGCGAGGTCCGGGCCCGGATCCAGCGCCGCAGGGATCCGATCAGCTCGTGCTCAGCAAGCGCGGTGGAGCGCCGCCGGGTCGGCCGGTGCTGTGGCGTGGGTGACGGTCACGTGTACAGGCCGGGCGGTGCGGACGGTGGCCGCGGTCTGCGAGCGGTTCCGTGCAAAGACGACGAGGCGCAGCACGGCGAACCGCGCGACACCGGCGAGTGCGGAGGCGGACAGGTAGACGACCTGCTCGAGCAGCGCACCGGGTGCCGCTACCAGTTGCTGCAGGACAAGCATCGACACGCAAGTCACCGCAAACGCGGCCGCCGCGGACCCGGCCGACTGCACATGCTGGCGCCAGGTCGCATGTCCGCCTGCACCGAAGGTGAAGCGGGCGTGCAACTCGGTGGCGAGGAGCGTGGAAACCGCGGTGATCAGGGCGTTGGCCAGCCCCCAGGGAATCCAGGAGGCGAGGGCGGCCACGGCGAAGCTGGAAGCGAGCCCTACCCCGCCGCCGCAGAACACGAAGCGGGCAAAAGCGCCGAAGGCGCCCGGTGCCACCTGCCGCTGACCCTGCGCCGCCCCCATGATCCGACCCCCTTGAGCGCCCACTTCGCGAAACGCGCACCTCTCGACCTGCGAGGCCATCGACCCGTTGTTTCCCATGACAGAAACGCTACGTTGCGTTCACATATTCAGCAAGCTACTTGTTGCAAGTAATCAACATACCCACAGGCCCAAGCCGAATATCGTTGCAATAGACTCAGGATTAATGCAACGAACTCTCATCGCTTGTTGCAATGAATTGAAGGTGAACGCTATCCGGGGACACCGCTCGCCGTCGCGGAAGGCAGCAGAAGGTCAAGATGTCGAAGTTGCCCGCGTAGGCGGTCCTGCAGCATCGGGGCGAACTGGAGTTCCTGCTTGGCCGGTAGCCCGGCACGTACTCGGCGACGGAGTCGACGACCGCCCGCTCATCCACGCCGCCGAGTGCGGCAGCAACAAGCAGTGGACACACCGCCCACGGCGCGCCGACGCGACCTCGCCGTGGACCGTAGACGGTGGGCGGTGGGCGCGGCTCGTCACACCGTTCGGCCCTGGAGAGGCAAACGGGGCAGACGCGCTTCCCTTCACCCATCGGGACGCCGATCCGCACGCCGCATGCCCTGCACCGGCCTTCTCACTCGTGCCCCAAAGCCTGCCTCCCGGCAGTAACTCGTCCGTCAGGCGCGGCGCCTCACTCCCGTCCGGGCGCGACGACACGTGCGCCGGGGAACGGGCTATGCGCCGTCGTCGCCATCGCGCAGGGAACGGATCATGCTCTGCAGGATCCGGAACGCACCTGACCGCTCGGCCTCGGTCATGCCGGCCAGCATCCTGACCTCGACGGACCGGACCGCCACGGTCGCCTTCTCCAGGCTCCGTCGGCCGCGAGGCGTGAGCCGCGCGGGAAGAACCTTCCCGACGGGCGCCTCCGCGGGCCTGGTCACGTAGCCGTCTCGCTCCAGAGCCTGGAGCAGCACGTTCATCGACTGCCGTGTCACGAACGCGCCCCGCGCGAGCTCGGAGTTCGACAAGCCCGGCCGTTGAGCCAGCAGTTCGAGGCAGGAGTAGTGCGTCACGCTCATCCCGAGCGGCCGCAGCACCTCCTCCATGGCCGCGCGGAGGACGCTCGACGCCTCTTTCAGCAGGTAGCCGAGTGACGTCTCCAGGTCGACACCGTCTTGATTCATGTCAGCATTCTGACATACATTGGCCTGTGTCAGAAAGCTGACACGAAAAGAAGGAGCATCATCATGCCCGCCACCGGCCCCGACTTCCTCTCGCTCCAGGCGCGCGACCTCGACGCTTCGCAGGCGTTCTACGAGCAGTACCTCGGCCTCGTCCGCTCGCAGGCCGGACCTCCGCACGCCGTCGTCTTCGAGACGAAGCCGATCGCGTTCGCACTCCGCGACGTCGTTCCCGGCACCGATCTCGCATCCGTTGCCCAGCCCGGCATCGGTGCCGCGATCTGGCTCCACGCCACCGGCGTCCAGGCCATTCACGATGCTCTCGTCGCCGACGGTCACACCATCGTCTCCGCACCGATCGACGGCCCTTTCGGCCGGACTTTCACCTTCGCCGACCCCGACGGCTATCAGGTCACACTCCACGACCGCGCCTGATCGGCCAGACGCCACCGGACGATCACCGCTCCCCGAAGACCGCGGTTGCGCCCTGGGCTCGTGCGTGACGCCACCTTCTGCCCTGCTGACCTGACGACATTCTGCCTGCTGGGTGACCTCGGCCCGCTCGGCGTCAAGGGCATCGGCGAGGTCGTCCTGGTCGACGTGGCACCTGCCATCGCCGGCGCGGTCCACCACGCCACCGGCCCCCGCGTCCGCGACCTGCCCATCACCGCCGAAGCCCTGCTCCGAGCAACCAGAGCGTCTCCCCCCTTCAGACCGTCCGACGGTCTGCGCCGCCGGACACAGGAGCGCCGCTGGGCCACTCACGCCATGGGCCCGGTGGCACCGCACCCAACGCCAATGCCGGAGCTGCCCCGTGTCAGGCCAGCCAGTAGTAGGGCAGGCGAAGGAGATCGGCGACCTGGGCGGCGACCGCCTCGGCATGCGGCGGAACGTCTTGGTCGGCGAGGCCTCGAGCCAGGTGCAGGTGGAGGGACTGGAGGGTGGCGAAGGTGTTGAACGCCCAGATCGGGACGGGCCCGGGGCCTCCTCCGTCCAGGGCCTGCGCCACCACGGTCAGCCAGCCGGTGGCCTGCTCGCGCGTCAGGCCAGGGGCCTGGAGGATACGCATGAGCGCACGGGCAAGCCTCGCGTCCTCCAACTGTGCGTATCGGTAGTCGGCCTGCGTGGCCGTCATCCTGCGGGCACAGAGTTCAAGCAGTTCCGTGCGGCGGTGGGGCAGGGCTTTTGCGAACGCGGCGGCAGCGTCGGCGCCGTGTGCGACGGCGTGCAGCCAGCCCAGGGAGTCGTCCCAGCCCCGAGTGTCCCGCTCTACCGGATACCAGGCCGCGAATTCGGCGTACCAGCGTTCCGCGGCCTCCTCAAGCACGAGGCCGGGGGCACTGTGTCCGCGTGTCAGAACGGAGCAGAGGATCAGCGGTGCAAAGGTCCGAGCCTGTACCGCAGGGTGGATGAGTCGGCTGGTGGCGGTGTCGCCGAGCGCCTCGAGGACTTCGTCGAGATGTCCTTCCCTGATCCAGCGGGCTGCGGCGGTGTAGGCGTAGTCGTCACGGATCTCAGGGTCGGGCGAGATCAGCATGACCGACAGCTCGTCGGCGAGCCGAGATGCCGGTACGGCCTCGGGGAAGGAGAAGCCGTCGGCTGCGATCGACGGCCAGTCGACGACATCAGCACTCATCCGGTCAAGCTTTCACACTGCTGACGGAGACCAACAGCGGCCTCGTCCGCAATCGCAGACTCACCATCTGGACAGATGCGTCGCAGGCGTGGGGCCCGCTTGGATGCACGGGGGCAACGGTCACTCCGCCGATCCGGGGTCTTTGCGCTGGTTGGCATGGAAGCGCGCCTTCTTCTGGCGATTCCCGCACGTGTTCATGTCACACCATTTGCGGGTGCGGCTCTGGCTGGTGTCGAAGAAGGCGGCTCGGCAGGTCGGCGATGCGCACAGGGCCAGTTTTCCGTCTCGTTCGCCTGCGATGATGCTGATCGCGTCGGCGGCGATCACGCCGAGGGCGTCCTCCACGCAGCAGGCCGAGCTGAGCCGCCATCGCCGCTTGCCCTCGGGCGTCAGGATGGCCGCGGCCCGACCCTCAGCGCTGCGGTCATTGATGACCTGGACTGCAGGCGCCGGGAGAGCGTCCTGGACCGCGGCCGCTGTCGCGGCGGCGTGAATGGACTCCCTCAGTTCCCGGGCGAGGTCGAGCTGGGCAGTGGTGCAGGAGTCCACGGCGAGGCCGCTCACTGCCAGCCAGTCGACGAGTCGGTGCGGTGTGGGAATGCGCTCCACGGCGCTGCCATGACGCTCCGACAGAGTCCCCGTGAAGCTGGTCGCCAGCACGCTACCGAGGCGGAAGTCAGGGAACGCAGCACACATGGAACCACCTTAGCCGGTTGCAGCACGGCTCGTAGCACTGCTAGAACCGTCTTAGCCGGTTCACGATGGTCCGCAGCCGGTTCCACGACGGCCAGGAGGTCTCATGTCCCGTCCGACCAGCGACGTACAAGCGTTTGAAGCCCACGCAGCCGACGCCGATCTCGACGATCTGCGCGCGCGACTGGCCGCGGCGCGACTGCCGGAGGCCGAGACGGTCCATCGCGCCGCGTCCGGCCCTCACCGATGGGAACAGGGCGTTCCGCTCTCCGACCTCGTCGATGTCGTGAACTACTGGCGCACCGGGTACAACTGGCGGTCGTTCGAGGAGCGTCTCAACCGGATCGGCCAGTTCCGCACGACCATCGATGATCTGGGAATCCACTTCCTGCACCGCCGATCCACGCGCGCCGATGCCACGCCCCTGCTCTTGACGCACGGCTGGCCGGACAGCATTGCCCGGTTCATCGATGTGGTGGACGAGCTGGCAGATCCGAAAGACGCGGACGCGCCGGCGTTCCACGTCGTGGTCCCGTCGCTGCCAGGCTTTGGTTACAGCGACAAGCCGGCCACCACCGGGTGGGGAACCGAGAAGATCGCGGCCGCGTGGGTGGAACTCATGGGAAGGCTGGGCTACAGCAAATTCGCAGCCCACGGCGGCGACTGGGGAGGCAACATCACCACGGTGCTCGGCGGCAGGTTCCCGGCGCACGTGCTCGGCATCCACACCACGTTCGCGGAGGCACCACCCGGATTGACAACGGACGGGCTGACGGCGGAAGAGCGCGAATGGACCGAGGAAACCAGCGATTTCTGGCGCCATCGCGCAGCGTACGCGAAGCAGCAGGCGACCCGACCGCAGACCATCGGCTACTCGCTCGTCGACTCACCGGTCGGGCTTCTTGCCTGGATCCTTGACAAGTTCGCCGAGTGGTCGGACACCGAGGACAGCCCGTTCGAGACCATCTCCATGGACCGCGTTCTCGACGACGTCACCCTGTACTGGCTGACGCGGACCGGCGCATCGGCGGCCCGCATCTACTACGAAAGTCACAACTCGCTCGATCCCGACCTCCGGGTCGACGTCCCGTCAGCACTCACCATGTATCCCCGCGACACCGAGAAGTGCCCGCGGCCCTGGGCGCAGGAGCGGTACCGACAGATCGTCCGATGGAGGGCACCCGAGAACGGAGGACATTTCCCATCGCTGGAAGTACCTGAGTATTTCGTCAAAGACCTGCAAGAGGGCCTCGCGGCAGTGCTGTCACAGCCCTGACCGCCACACCGCTTCGCCACATACGCTCCGGCCGCTGGACCCAGACCACGACCGCGGGCCGGGTTCATGGACGTACACCCGCAGCGGTCTGCCGTTCCTGCCGACCAGATGTCGAACCGGGGTGTGGGCGCGAGACCTGAGGCCCCGGCCGAGCAGCGTCACCGAGGGAGCAGGCTGGGCCGAGGCCTCAACTTCCACGCCTGCTCGCAGAGTTCGGCCCGCAGTATCCCCGCGTCCGCAAGGCAGTCACCTCCCAGAGCGACCTCCGAAGTCAGGTATCGGCCCCACGAGCGCACCTGCACGGGGAGCCTGTGTGCTGGGTCCGTCCAACGCCCCCGCCAGCAGCGGTGCCTCCTCAGCATCGCACCCTTCGCGCATTTGTTGGGCATTGGCCTCAGGAGTGGAACCCGACTGAGCCGCACGGCTGTCCCGTACCAGCGAACGTAGAGCGTGTGCCGCCGATGCTTGACGATTGACCGTTTCGTGACAACGAGGATTGATCCGGCAGGTCAGTGCAATGCGTTGAACGCGTAGAGGGCGCCGAGTGCGGCAGCCAGGGTGCCGAGCAGCAGGCGGAGGAAGGTCTCGGGCATGCATGGCTGGAGGCGTGCTCCGAGGTAGCCGCCGATGAGACCGCCCAGTCCGCAAGCCAGGCCGAGAGACCAGTCGGGGGCGATGCTGCCGCTGCGGACCAGGGACAGCAGAGCGTAGGTGGACGCACCGACCACCGAAGTGGCGAAGGTGGAGGCGAGCGCGGCAGGGGCGACCTTGGAAACGGGAACACCTCGGCCGACGAGAACGGGGCCGAGGATCGAGCCGCCGCCGATGCCGTAGATGCCGCCCACGACCCCGACGACGAGCGCCAGGCCGGTGACCGTCCGGGGCGCAGGCTCAGGGCGTCGTGTCTCCGGGAGTGCGGGGCGAAGGGTCCGGGTGATGAGCCACAGACCGAGCGGCAACATCAGAGTGGCGACCAGCAGCCGAAAGACCATCGGGCCCGGAAGGGCGAACACGCGGATCACCGCTCCGAGGACCACACCGGGCAGGGTGCCCAGCACCATACGGCGCACGAGCGGGCCCTTCAGGGTGCCATCGCGTCGGTAGCGCAGCAGGGCGCCGGGCCCTGCAACCACGTTGTAGAGCAGGTTCGTGGGCGTAACGGCCGGGTTGGGCACGGCGAAGACGCTGAGCTGCACGGGGAGCAGGAACACTGCTCCGGACACTCCGACCGGCGCGGTCACCACGGCTATCAGCATCCCGACCGCAAGACCGGCGGCTCCCAACCCCCACTCCATCCGATGCCCCCGCGTTGTCTGAGCCCGTCCCGCTTCGACCTCTCCGCGACAGCGTAGATCGCTCGCGTCTCCCCCTGGCACGCTCACGACCTGGGTGACCAATGATCGATGACAGGCTCATCCCTCGCGGTCCTCAACCCACGGACCTGAGAACCCACCCATGACACCGGGCGGATACTCCATGAGCGTCCGCCCGGTGTCGTCAGACGAAGACCCCCGCCGCTTCACGCGAAGGACCCACAAGGAAAGAGAAGGACGAACCGCCCTGCAACACCACTGGACCGTGATCCGCCGATCCCCGGCCGTGCTTCGACGTCACACGCGAGCTCACCGACTCTGACCGTCCCGATCCGGCAACGTGCCGGTGCGGGCCACGTCGGCATACCACCGTGCGCTGGTCTTGGGGATGCGCCTACCGGTCGGGTAATCGACGTAGACGGCGCCGAAGCGCTTGCTGTAGCCATAACCCCATTCGAAGTTGTCCAGCAGGGACCACAGGAAGTAGCCCCGTACATCGACGCCGGCCACGATCGCCCGCTGCACGGCCGACAGGTGGCCGTGCAGGTAGGCGATGCGTTCCGGGTCGCTCACCTCGCCCTCCGGGTTGACGTAGTCGTCGAACGCGGCCCCGTTCTCGGTGATCATCAAAGGCATCGCGGGGAACTCTGCCTTCAGCCGCATCAGCAGGTCGTACAGACCGCTGGGGTCGACCGCCCAGCCCATCGCGGTGGTGCTGCCCTCGGGGCGGTGGAAGGCGACCCGGTCCGCGCCCGGCCAGGGGCTGTGCTCGCTCGCCCCGTGACCGTCGGAGCCGTGGCTCGCCTCGCCGGTGGCGGCCGACACGAGTGTGGGCGTGTAGTAGTTGACGCCCAGGAAGTCCAGCGGCTGGTGGATCGTGGCGAGGTCGCCGTCCTGCACGAAGGACCAGTCGGTCAGGCCGGCCGTGTCCTGGAGGAGATCCTGCGGGTACGCGCCCTCCAGCAGAGGGCCGGTGAAGACACGGTTGGCCAGCGCGTCGATCCGGCGGACCGCGTCCAGGTCCTCGGCGGCCTCGGTCAGGGCTCGGACGTGGTGGATGTTGAGCGTGATGGACGTCCGCGCGCGGGAGGGCAGTTCGGCGCGCAGTGCCTGAACGGCCTTGCCGTGGGCGAGGTTGAGATGGTGCGCCGCGCGCAGGGCCGCGACCGGTTCGGTGCGCCCGGGGGCGTGGACACCGGAGCCGTATCCGAGAAATGCACTGCACCAGGGCTCGTTGAGGGTCGTCCAGGTCTTCACCCGGTCCCCCAGTGCACGGGCCGCCAGGGTCGCGTAGTCGGCGAACCGGTCGCTGGTGACACGCTCCGGCCAGCCGCCCGCGTCCTCCAGTTCCTGCGGCAGGTCCCAGTGGTAGAGCGTGACGACCGGTTCGATGCCCTTCTCCAGCAGGGCATCGGTCAGGGCCCGGTAGAAGTCGAGGCCTTTCTGTACGGCCGGGCCGCGGCCGGTCGGCTGCACCCGCGGCCACGACAGGGAGAACCGGTACGCGCTCACGCCGAGGTCGGCCATGATCGCGACGTCCTCACGCCAGCGGTGGTAGTGGTCGGTGGCCACGTCACCGGTGTCGCCGTTGCGCACCCTGCCGGGCGTGTGCGAGTAGGTGTCCCAGATGGAAGGGGTGCGTCCGTCGACGGAGGCGGCACCCTCGATCTGGTACGCGGCGGTCGCCGTGCCCCAGGTGAATCCCTGAGGGAATCGGATGGAGTCGGTGGTTCCCGGGGCGGGCGCGACACGTCGGGTAACGGTGGTCACGTGAGTCCTTCCAGAGGTACTTCGGGGTGGGAGGGGCGGAGCGGGGTGGCGGGTACCGGAGGGGCGCGGGAGCAGAGGGACAGCGGCGCACTCATCCCTTGACCGCTCCCTGCATGATTCCGCCGACTATCTGACGGCCGAAGACGATGAACATGGCGAGCAGGGGCAGGGTGCCGAGCAGGGCGCCGGCCATGATCAGCGACTGGTCGCGTACGTATCCCGCGCTCAGCTGGGTGAGGGCGACGGGCACCGTCGGGTTGGACATGTCGAGCACGATGAACGGCCAGAAGAAGTCGTTCCAGGCGTGCACGAACGTGATCATGAACAGCACGGCCATGGGCGGCCGGGCGATCGGCAGCACAATGCTCCAGAAGATGCGCAGGGAGTGCGCACCGTCCACGCGTCCGGCCTCGACGAGTTCGTCGGGCAGCGCCTCGCTCAGGTACTGCCGCATGAAGAAGACGCCGACGGCGCTGACGAGCGTGGGGAAGATGACGGCGGGCAGCTGCTGGCCCCAGCCCAGGTCCGTCATCATCATGAACAGCGGTACGACGCCGAGTTGAGGCGGCACCAGCATCGTGCCGATCACGAGCATGAGCAGGATGTTGCGGCCCGTGAAGCGGAGTTTCGCGAAGGCGAAGCCGGCAAGGGTGGCGAACAGCACCGTGGACAGGGCGATCACACCGGCCACGATCAGGCTGTTGAGCATGGCCTTGCCCAGCGCGGCGTCCTGCCAGGCCTTGCCGAGGTTGTCCAGGAGGTGGGGTCCGGGCAGGAACGGCGGAGGCGTCTGGGTGACGCGCGTGTTGTCGCTCGACGCCGCCACCATCGTCCAGTACAGCGGGAAGAGCGAGAACAGTGCCGCGATCCCCAGCAGGATGTAGGCGACGGGGCCCGCGTGGTGCTGGCGTCCGGCACCCGGGTGCCGGAACAGCTGTCGGCTCCGGCCGCCGGGCGGGGCGCTCTTCCCTGTCTTCCGCGCGCTCTCGGGGCGTGCGTCCGCCGTCTGGACCGGGATGCTGTCTGTGGTCATGGGTATCTCCCGGTCAGGCCTTGCGCGCCAGGACGCGCTTGACGACTCGTTGGACGACGAAGAGGACGATGAGCAGCAGGAACATCGCCCAGGCGACCGTGGCGGCCCGGCCCATCTGATAGTTCTTCCAGCCCTCCTCGTACAGCAGCAGTCCCAGCGTCTGGTATTGGTTGTCCGCTCCCCCGGTGATGCCGTTCGGGCCCTGACCGAAGATCAGGGGCTCGCCGAAGAGCTGGGTGGCGCCGATCGTCGACAGGACGATGGTGAACACGATGGTGGAGCGGATGCCGGGAATGGTCACCGTCAGGAACTGTTGCCACCGCGAGGCGCCGTCGATGGCCGCGGCTTCATAGCGGTCGCGTGGGATCGCCTGCATCGCCGCGAGGTAGAGCAGGGCGTTGTAGCCGGTCCAGCGCCAGATGACGATCGTGGAAATGGCCGCCTGCGCGGCCCACTTGTTGTTCTCCCAGTCGACGTTGTCGACGCCGACCATGCTCAACATCCAGTTGATCATGCCGAAGTCGCGCTCGAAGAGCATCGTGAACACCAGGGCCGCGGCACCCACCGACGTGGCGTACGGCGTGAGTGCGGCGACGCGGAAGAACGTCGAGCCACGCAGCCGGTAGTTGAGCAGGTGTGCCAGCCCGAGCGCCATCAACAGCTGCGGCACGGTCGACAGGACACCGATGGTGAACGTGTTGAGCAGTGCGTTCCAGAAGCGGTCGTCGTCCCACAGGGCCGTGTAGTTGTCGAAGCCGACCCACTCCATGAGGTTCAGGGTCGACAGTTCGACGCGGTGCAGGGAGATCCACGAGGTGTAGATGAGCGGGTAGAAGCTGAAGGCGGCGAAGACGACGAAGAACGGGGCGACGAAGGCGTACGGGGCGCCGCGCACGTCGAGACGGTGCAGCAGCGCACTGCGCCGCTGACGCTCCGCGCCGGTGCCGGACCCGGCCGGCGGGGCGGCGCCGGGCGCACCGTCTGGGGTTGTCGGGGTGGAGATGGCCACCGGAAGGCGTCCTTCCTGGAGGGTGACGGGGAGGGCAGGGGCCCGGCGGCCCACTTGGGGCCGTGCGTGGGACGCCGGGCTGCTGCGGAGGTGGGCGACGGGGCCCGAGGTCAGCCGGCGGCCTTCTCGATGCGCTTGTCCGTGGTCTTCCATGCCTCGTTCGGGCTCTTGTTCTGCGCCTCGATCAAGGTCAGGCCCTGCGAGAAGATGTCCTTGATG is drawn from Streptomyces liliifuscus and contains these coding sequences:
- a CDS encoding GtrA domain-containing protein, whose product is MGAAQGQRQVAPGAFGAFARFVFCGGGVGLASSFAVAALASWIPWGLANALITAVSTLLATELHARFTFGAGGHATWRQHVQSAGSAAAAFAVTCVSMLVLQQLVAAPGALLEQVVYLSASALAGVARFAVLRLVVFARNRSQTAATVRTARPVHVTVTHATAPADPAALHRAC
- a CDS encoding MarR family winged helix-turn-helix transcriptional regulator — encoded protein: MNQDGVDLETSLGYLLKEASSVLRAAMEEVLRPLGMSVTHYSCLELLAQRPGLSNSELARGAFVTRQSMNVLLQALERDGYVTRPAEAPVGKVLPARLTPRGRRSLEKATVAVRSVEVRMLAGMTEAERSGAFRILQSMIRSLRDGDDGA
- a CDS encoding VOC family protein, whose amino-acid sequence is MPATGPDFLSLQARDLDASQAFYEQYLGLVRSQAGPPHAVVFETKPIAFALRDVVPGTDLASVAQPGIGAAIWLHATGVQAIHDALVADGHTIVSAPIDGPFGRTFTFADPDGYQVTLHDRA
- a CDS encoding DUF2785 domain-containing protein, which encodes MSADVVDWPSIAADGFSFPEAVPASRLADELSVMLISPDPEIRDDYAYTAAARWIREGHLDEVLEALGDTATSRLIHPAVQARTFAPLILCSVLTRGHSAPGLVLEEAAERWYAEFAAWYPVERDTRGWDDSLGWLHAVAHGADAAAAFAKALPHRRTELLELCARRMTATQADYRYAQLEDARLARALMRILQAPGLTREQATGWLTVVAQALDGGGPGPVPIWAFNTFATLQSLHLHLARGLADQDVPPHAEAVAAQVADLLRLPYYWLA
- a CDS encoding CGNR zinc finger domain-containing protein; translation: MCAAFPDFRLGSVLATSFTGTLSERHGSAVERIPTPHRLVDWLAVSGLAVDSCTTAQLDLARELRESIHAAATAAAVQDALPAPAVQVINDRSAEGRAAAILTPEGKRRWRLSSACCVEDALGVIAADAISIIAGERDGKLALCASPTCRAAFFDTSQSRTRKWCDMNTCGNRQKKARFHANQRKDPGSAE
- a CDS encoding epoxide hydrolase family protein, whose amino-acid sequence is MSRPTSDVQAFEAHAADADLDDLRARLAAARLPEAETVHRAASGPHRWEQGVPLSDLVDVVNYWRTGYNWRSFEERLNRIGQFRTTIDDLGIHFLHRRSTRADATPLLLTHGWPDSIARFIDVVDELADPKDADAPAFHVVVPSLPGFGYSDKPATTGWGTEKIAAAWVELMGRLGYSKFAAHGGDWGGNITTVLGGRFPAHVLGIHTTFAEAPPGLTTDGLTAEEREWTEETSDFWRHRAAYAKQQATRPQTIGYSLVDSPVGLLAWILDKFAEWSDTEDSPFETISMDRVLDDVTLYWLTRTGASAARIYYESHNSLDPDLRVDVPSALTMYPRDTEKCPRPWAQERYRQIVRWRAPENGGHFPSLEVPEYFVKDLQEGLAAVLSQP
- a CDS encoding sulfite exporter TauE/SafE family protein yields the protein MEWGLGAAGLAVGMLIAVVTAPVGVSGAVFLLPVQLSVFAVPNPAVTPTNLLYNVVAGPGALLRYRRDGTLKGPLVRRMVLGTLPGVVLGAVIRVFALPGPMVFRLLVATLMLPLGLWLITRTLRPALPETRRPEPAPRTVTGLALVVGVVGGIYGIGGGSILGPVLVGRGVPVSKVAPAALASTFATSVVGASTYALLSLVRSGSIAPDWSLGLACGLGGLIGGYLGARLQPCMPETFLRLLLGTLAAALGALYAFNALH
- a CDS encoding GH1 family beta-glucosidase, with the translated sequence MTTVTRRVAPAPGTTDSIRFPQGFTWGTATAAYQIEGAASVDGRTPSIWDTYSHTPGRVRNGDTGDVATDHYHRWREDVAIMADLGVSAYRFSLSWPRVQPTGRGPAVQKGLDFYRALTDALLEKGIEPVVTLYHWDLPQELEDAGGWPERVTSDRFADYATLAARALGDRVKTWTTLNEPWCSAFLGYGSGVHAPGRTEPVAALRAAHHLNLAHGKAVQALRAELPSRARTSITLNIHHVRALTEAAEDLDAVRRIDALANRVFTGPLLEGAYPQDLLQDTAGLTDWSFVQDGDLATIHQPLDFLGVNYYTPTLVSAATGEASHGSDGHGASEHSPWPGADRVAFHRPEGSTTAMGWAVDPSGLYDLLMRLKAEFPAMPLMITENGAAFDDYVNPEGEVSDPERIAYLHGHLSAVQRAIVAGVDVRGYFLWSLLDNFEWGYGYSKRFGAVYVDYPTGRRIPKTSARWYADVARTGTLPDRDGQSR
- a CDS encoding carbohydrate ABC transporter permease codes for the protein MTTDSIPVQTADARPESARKTGKSAPPGGRSRQLFRHPGAGRQHHAGPVAYILLGIAALFSLFPLYWTMVAASSDNTRVTQTPPPFLPGPHLLDNLGKAWQDAALGKAMLNSLIVAGVIALSTVLFATLAGFAFAKLRFTGRNILLMLVIGTMLVPPQLGVVPLFMMMTDLGWGQQLPAVIFPTLVSAVGVFFMRQYLSEALPDELVEAGRVDGAHSLRIFWSIVLPIARPPMAVLFMITFVHAWNDFFWPFIVLDMSNPTVPVALTQLSAGYVRDQSLIMAGALLGTLPLLAMFIVFGRQIVGGIMQGAVKG
- a CDS encoding carbohydrate ABC transporter permease, producing the protein MAISTPTTPDGAPGAAPPAGSGTGAERQRRSALLHRLDVRGAPYAFVAPFFVVFAAFSFYPLIYTSWISLHRVELSTLNLMEWVGFDNYTALWDDDRFWNALLNTFTIGVLSTVPQLLMALGLAHLLNYRLRGSTFFRVAALTPYATSVGAAALVFTMLFERDFGMINWMLSMVGVDNVDWENNKWAAQAAISTIVIWRWTGYNALLYLAAMQAIPRDRYEAAAIDGASRWQQFLTVTIPGIRSTIVFTIVLSTIGATQLFGEPLIFGQGPNGITGGADNQYQTLGLLLYEEGWKNYQMGRAATVAWAMFLLLIVLFVVQRVVKRVLARKA